A section of the Xiphias gladius isolate SHS-SW01 ecotype Sanya breed wild chromosome 10, ASM1685928v1, whole genome shotgun sequence genome encodes:
- the map4k5 gene encoding mitogen-activated protein kinase kinase kinase kinase 5 isoform X1: MDIFRRPSGEIQRRNPQQDFELIQRVGSGTYGDVYKARNIQTGELVAVKIIKLEPGDDFSIIQQEIFMVKECMHHNIVAYFGSYLCREKLWICMEYCGGGSLQDIYHVTGPLSELQIAYVCRETLQGLGYLHTKGKMHRDIKGANILLTDNGDVKLADFGVAAKITATIAKRKSFIGTPYWMAPEVAAVEKNGGYNQLCDIWAVGITSIELAELQPPMFDLHPMRALFLMSKSSFQPPKLKDKNKWSTAFHNFVKVSLTKNPKKRPTAEKLLSHVFVAQTGLTRRLAVDLLDKMSNPDNHQHYSEVDDDDLEPLSAVRHTIRSTNKQARAERTRSEIDSNNGTHQGGPCSSPSFTEGHWGDAVDKLQFEPPFWKETEAHSEMDVSKDNDFPSPWSPFAEGGITTRGHIAHLEETFEEVELSTLKPGVPPPLPPKPRLNSSSEELGLNEERSLTVRRFPNSENGPSQVARRQSTPEQGNKVEHSSPDFLSASVSSPGLLSHASDPDNDSEGSVNGGSPKPPPNQQHRKEKKEFPKPAINGLPPTPKVLMGACFSKVFDGCPLKINCATSWIHPDTKDQYLIFGTEDGIYTLNLNELHEATMEQLFPRKCTWLYVINNNLMSLSEGKTFQLYSHNLIGLFEQLKKPGLAAQFQTHRFPDKILPRRFALTTKIPDTKGCHKCCIVRNPYTGHKYLCGALQSGIVLLQWYEPMQKFMLIKHFDFPVPSPLKVFEMLVVPEQEYPLVCVAISQGTEPGQVVRFETINLNSCSSWFTEMGTSNQQVDAIHVTQLERDTVLVCLDQNLKIVNLQGRLKSNKKLASELSFDFCIGSVVCLQDSVLAFWKHGMQGKSFKSNEVTQEISDPSRVFRLLGSDRVVVLESRPTDNPTALSNLYILAGHENSY; encoded by the exons ATGGATATCTTCCGCCGGCCAAGCGGCGAAATCCAGAGGAGGAACCCTCAGCAGGACTTCGAGCTCATTCAGAGGGTGGGAAGTGGCACATATGGAGACGTGTACAAG gctCGAAACATACAAACAGGAGAGCTTGTTGCTGTGAAGATCATAAAGTTGGAACCAG gGGATGACTTTTCCATCATACAGCAGGAAATCTTCATGGTGAAGGAATGCATGCACCACAATATTGTGGCCTACTTTGGGAGCTACCTCTG TCGAGAGAAGCTTTGGATATGTATGGAGTACTGTGGTGGAGGATCTCTGCAGGACATTTATCACG TAACAGGACCTCTGTCGGAGCTGCAGATAGCATACGTCTGCAGGGAGACCTTACAG GGTTTGGGATATCTGCACACCAAGGGCAAGATGCACCGTGACATCAAG GGTGCCAACATACTTCTAACAGACAATGGAGATGTGAAGTTAG CTGATTTTGGAGTTGCAGCCAAAATAACAGCCACCATTGCCAAAAGAAAGTCCTTCATTGGAACACCTTATTG GATGGCTCCAGAAGTAGCAGCCGTGGAGAAGAACGGTGGCTACAACCAGCTGTGTGATATCTGGGCTGTTGGCATCACGTCCATAGAGCTGGCCGAGCTGCAGCCTCCAATGTTTGACTTACACCCGATGAG GGCCTTGTTTTTGATGTCAAAGAGTAGTTTCCAGCCTCCcaaactaaaagacaaaaacaagtg GTCCACCGCCTTTCATAACTTTGTCAAAGTGTCTCTGACAAAGAATCCAAAGAAGAGGCCCACTGCAGAAAAACTTCTATCG catgtgtttgtggcCCAGACAGGTTTGACAAGGAGGCTCGCTGTCGACCTCCTAGATAAGATGAGCAACCCAGACAACCACCAGCATTACAGTGAGGTGGATGATGATGACCTTGAG ccCCTCTCTGCAGTCAGACACACCATACGCTCCACCAATAAACAAGCCAGAGCTGAGAGGACACGCTCAGAGATAGACT CAAACAATGGGACACACCAAGGAGGGCCATGCTCAAGTCCTAGCTTCACTGAGGGACACTGGGGGGATGCAG TCGACAAGCTCCAGTTTGAACCACCATTCTGGAAGGAAACTGAGGCTCATTCTGAAATG GATGTGAGTAAAGATAATGACTTCCCTTCCCCCTGGAGTCCCTTTGCAGAGGGAGGAATAACAACCAG GGGACACATCGCCCATCTTGAAGAGACCTTTGAAGAAGTAGAGCT TTCAACTCTGAAGCCAGgggttcctcctcctctgcccccaAAG CCACGATTAAACAGTTCCTCAGAGGAGCTCGGCCTTAACGAAGAGAGGTCTCTGACAGTGCGGAGGTTTCCTAACTCAGAGAACGGACCGAGCCAGGTGGCTCGCAGACAGAGCACGCCTGAGCAGGGCAACAAGGTGGAGCACTCGTCTCCAGACTTCCTCTCTGCCAGCGTCAGCAGCCCTGGCCTTCTGTCTCATGCCTCTGATCCTG ATAATGATTCGGAGGGCAGTGTGAATGGAGGCAGTCCCAAGCCACCACCCAACCAGCAACAccgaaaagagaaaaaggaatttCCT AAACCAGCTATCAACGGCCTGCCACCCACTCCTAAAGTACTG ATGGGAGCCTGTTTCTCCAAAGTCTTTGATGGCTGTCCACTGAAGATCAACTGTGCCACATCATGGATTCATCCAGACACCAAAG ATCAGTACCTAATCTTTGGGACAGAGGATGGCATCTATACGCTGAATCTTAACGAGCTGCACGAAGCCACAATGGAGCAG CTCTTCCCAAGGAAGTGTACATGGCTGTACGTTATCAACAACAACCTGATGTCTTTATCTG AAG GGAAAACCTTCCAGCTATATTCCCACAATCTCATTGGCCTATTTGAACAGCTGAAGAAGCCTGGCCTGGCTGCTCAGTTCCAGACTCATCGCTTCCCAGACAAAATTTTACCCAG GAGGTTTGCCTTGACAACAAAGATCCCTGACACAAAGGGCTGTCACAAGTGCTGCATTG TGAGAAACCCTTACACAGGCCACAAGTACCTTTGTGGAGCGCTGCAGTCTGGGATTGTCCTGTTGCAGTGGTATGAGCCCATGCAGAAGTTTATGCTCATCAAG CATTTTGATTTCCCAGTTCCCAGCCCACTGAAGGTGTTTGAAATGCTGGTGGTTCCAGAACAGGAGTATCCTCTGGTGTGTGTGGCCATCAGCCAGGGCACAGAGCCGGGCCAGGTGGTCCGCTTTGAGACCATCAACCTCAACTCCTGCTCCTCCTGGTTCACAGAGATGGGAACAA GTAATCAGCAGGTGGATGCAATCCATGTCACCCAGctggagagagacacagtgtTGGTGTGTTTGGACC aaaatTTGAAGATTGTTAATCTCCAGGGCAGGCTGAAGTCTAACAAGAAGCTGGCATCTGAGCTCAGCTTTGACTTCTGCATCGGATCCGTCG TGTGCCTTCAGGACAGTGTCCTGGCCTTCTGGAAACATGGCATGCAGGGAAAGAGCTTCAAGTCCAATGAG GTGACCCAGGAGATTTCTGATCCAAGCAGAGTCTTCCGTCTCCTCGGATCTGACAG GGTGGTGGTTTTGGAGAGCCGGCCCACAGACAACCCCACGGCCCTGAGCAACCTCTACATTTTAGCAGGTCATGAGAACAGTTACTGA
- the map4k5 gene encoding mitogen-activated protein kinase kinase kinase kinase 5 isoform X2 codes for MDIFRRPSGEIQRRNPQQDFELIQRVGSGTYGDVYKARNIQTGELVAVKIIKLEPGDDFSIIQQEIFMVKECMHHNIVAYFGSYLCREKLWICMEYCGGGSLQDIYHVTGPLSELQIAYVCRETLQGLGYLHTKGKMHRDIKGANILLTDNGDVKLADFGVAAKITATIAKRKSFIGTPYWMAPEVAAVEKNGGYNQLCDIWAVGITSIELAELQPPMFDLHPMRALFLMSKSSFQPPKLKDKNKWSTAFHNFVKVSLTKNPKKRPTAEKLLSHVFVAQTGLTRRLAVDLLDKMSNPDNHQHYSEVDDDDLEPLSAVRHTIRSTNKQARAERTRSEIDSNNGTHQGGPCSSPSFTEGHWGDAVDKLQFEPPFWKETEAHSEMDVSKDNDFPSPWSPFAEGGITTRGHIAHLEETFEEVELSTLKPGVPPPLPPKPRLNSSSEELGLNEERSLTVRRFPNSENGPSQVARRQSTPEQGNKVEHSSPDFLSASVSSPGLLSHASDPDNDSEGSVNGGSPKPPPNQQHRKEKKEFPKPAINGLPPTPKVLMGACFSKVFDGCPLKINCATSWIHPDTKDQYLIFGTEDGIYTLNLNELHEATMEQLFPRKCTWLYVINNNLMSLSGKTFQLYSHNLIGLFEQLKKPGLAAQFQTHRFPDKILPRRFALTTKIPDTKGCHKCCIVRNPYTGHKYLCGALQSGIVLLQWYEPMQKFMLIKHFDFPVPSPLKVFEMLVVPEQEYPLVCVAISQGTEPGQVVRFETINLNSCSSWFTEMGTSNQQVDAIHVTQLERDTVLVCLDQNLKIVNLQGRLKSNKKLASELSFDFCIGSVVCLQDSVLAFWKHGMQGKSFKSNEVTQEISDPSRVFRLLGSDRVVVLESRPTDNPTALSNLYILAGHENSY; via the exons ATGGATATCTTCCGCCGGCCAAGCGGCGAAATCCAGAGGAGGAACCCTCAGCAGGACTTCGAGCTCATTCAGAGGGTGGGAAGTGGCACATATGGAGACGTGTACAAG gctCGAAACATACAAACAGGAGAGCTTGTTGCTGTGAAGATCATAAAGTTGGAACCAG gGGATGACTTTTCCATCATACAGCAGGAAATCTTCATGGTGAAGGAATGCATGCACCACAATATTGTGGCCTACTTTGGGAGCTACCTCTG TCGAGAGAAGCTTTGGATATGTATGGAGTACTGTGGTGGAGGATCTCTGCAGGACATTTATCACG TAACAGGACCTCTGTCGGAGCTGCAGATAGCATACGTCTGCAGGGAGACCTTACAG GGTTTGGGATATCTGCACACCAAGGGCAAGATGCACCGTGACATCAAG GGTGCCAACATACTTCTAACAGACAATGGAGATGTGAAGTTAG CTGATTTTGGAGTTGCAGCCAAAATAACAGCCACCATTGCCAAAAGAAAGTCCTTCATTGGAACACCTTATTG GATGGCTCCAGAAGTAGCAGCCGTGGAGAAGAACGGTGGCTACAACCAGCTGTGTGATATCTGGGCTGTTGGCATCACGTCCATAGAGCTGGCCGAGCTGCAGCCTCCAATGTTTGACTTACACCCGATGAG GGCCTTGTTTTTGATGTCAAAGAGTAGTTTCCAGCCTCCcaaactaaaagacaaaaacaagtg GTCCACCGCCTTTCATAACTTTGTCAAAGTGTCTCTGACAAAGAATCCAAAGAAGAGGCCCACTGCAGAAAAACTTCTATCG catgtgtttgtggcCCAGACAGGTTTGACAAGGAGGCTCGCTGTCGACCTCCTAGATAAGATGAGCAACCCAGACAACCACCAGCATTACAGTGAGGTGGATGATGATGACCTTGAG ccCCTCTCTGCAGTCAGACACACCATACGCTCCACCAATAAACAAGCCAGAGCTGAGAGGACACGCTCAGAGATAGACT CAAACAATGGGACACACCAAGGAGGGCCATGCTCAAGTCCTAGCTTCACTGAGGGACACTGGGGGGATGCAG TCGACAAGCTCCAGTTTGAACCACCATTCTGGAAGGAAACTGAGGCTCATTCTGAAATG GATGTGAGTAAAGATAATGACTTCCCTTCCCCCTGGAGTCCCTTTGCAGAGGGAGGAATAACAACCAG GGGACACATCGCCCATCTTGAAGAGACCTTTGAAGAAGTAGAGCT TTCAACTCTGAAGCCAGgggttcctcctcctctgcccccaAAG CCACGATTAAACAGTTCCTCAGAGGAGCTCGGCCTTAACGAAGAGAGGTCTCTGACAGTGCGGAGGTTTCCTAACTCAGAGAACGGACCGAGCCAGGTGGCTCGCAGACAGAGCACGCCTGAGCAGGGCAACAAGGTGGAGCACTCGTCTCCAGACTTCCTCTCTGCCAGCGTCAGCAGCCCTGGCCTTCTGTCTCATGCCTCTGATCCTG ATAATGATTCGGAGGGCAGTGTGAATGGAGGCAGTCCCAAGCCACCACCCAACCAGCAACAccgaaaagagaaaaaggaatttCCT AAACCAGCTATCAACGGCCTGCCACCCACTCCTAAAGTACTG ATGGGAGCCTGTTTCTCCAAAGTCTTTGATGGCTGTCCACTGAAGATCAACTGTGCCACATCATGGATTCATCCAGACACCAAAG ATCAGTACCTAATCTTTGGGACAGAGGATGGCATCTATACGCTGAATCTTAACGAGCTGCACGAAGCCACAATGGAGCAG CTCTTCCCAAGGAAGTGTACATGGCTGTACGTTATCAACAACAACCTGATGTCTTTATCTG GGAAAACCTTCCAGCTATATTCCCACAATCTCATTGGCCTATTTGAACAGCTGAAGAAGCCTGGCCTGGCTGCTCAGTTCCAGACTCATCGCTTCCCAGACAAAATTTTACCCAG GAGGTTTGCCTTGACAACAAAGATCCCTGACACAAAGGGCTGTCACAAGTGCTGCATTG TGAGAAACCCTTACACAGGCCACAAGTACCTTTGTGGAGCGCTGCAGTCTGGGATTGTCCTGTTGCAGTGGTATGAGCCCATGCAGAAGTTTATGCTCATCAAG CATTTTGATTTCCCAGTTCCCAGCCCACTGAAGGTGTTTGAAATGCTGGTGGTTCCAGAACAGGAGTATCCTCTGGTGTGTGTGGCCATCAGCCAGGGCACAGAGCCGGGCCAGGTGGTCCGCTTTGAGACCATCAACCTCAACTCCTGCTCCTCCTGGTTCACAGAGATGGGAACAA GTAATCAGCAGGTGGATGCAATCCATGTCACCCAGctggagagagacacagtgtTGGTGTGTTTGGACC aaaatTTGAAGATTGTTAATCTCCAGGGCAGGCTGAAGTCTAACAAGAAGCTGGCATCTGAGCTCAGCTTTGACTTCTGCATCGGATCCGTCG TGTGCCTTCAGGACAGTGTCCTGGCCTTCTGGAAACATGGCATGCAGGGAAAGAGCTTCAAGTCCAATGAG GTGACCCAGGAGATTTCTGATCCAAGCAGAGTCTTCCGTCTCCTCGGATCTGACAG GGTGGTGGTTTTGGAGAGCCGGCCCACAGACAACCCCACGGCCCTGAGCAACCTCTACATTTTAGCAGGTCATGAGAACAGTTACTGA
- the map4k5 gene encoding mitogen-activated protein kinase kinase kinase kinase 5 isoform X3, protein MDIFRRPSGEIQRRNPQQDFELIQRVGSGTYGDVYKARNIQTGELVAVKIIKLEPGDDFSIIQQEIFMVKECMHHNIVAYFGSYLCREKLWICMEYCGGGSLQDIYHVTGPLSELQIAYVCRETLQGLGYLHTKGKMHRDIKGANILLTDNGDVKLADFGVAAKITATIAKRKSFIGTPYWMAPEVAAVEKNGGYNQLCDIWAVGITSIELAELQPPMFDLHPMRALFLMSKSSFQPPKLKDKNKWSTAFHNFVKVSLTKNPKKRPTAEKLLSHVFVAQTGLTRRLAVDLLDKMSNPDNHQHYSEVDDDDLEPLSAVRHTIRSTNKQARAERTRSEIDFDKLQFEPPFWKETEAHSEMDVSKDNDFPSPWSPFAEGGITTRGHIAHLEETFEEVELSTLKPGVPPPLPPKPRLNSSSEELGLNEERSLTVRRFPNSENGPSQVARRQSTPEQGNKVEHSSPDFLSASVSSPGLLSHASDPDNDSEGSVNGGSPKPPPNQQHRKEKKEFPKPAINGLPPTPKVLMGACFSKVFDGCPLKINCATSWIHPDTKDQYLIFGTEDGIYTLNLNELHEATMEQLFPRKCTWLYVINNNLMSLSEGKTFQLYSHNLIGLFEQLKKPGLAAQFQTHRFPDKILPRRFALTTKIPDTKGCHKCCIVRNPYTGHKYLCGALQSGIVLLQWYEPMQKFMLIKHFDFPVPSPLKVFEMLVVPEQEYPLVCVAISQGTEPGQVVRFETINLNSCSSWFTEMGTSNQQVDAIHVTQLERDTVLVCLDQNLKIVNLQGRLKSNKKLASELSFDFCIGSVVCLQDSVLAFWKHGMQGKSFKSNEVTQEISDPSRVFRLLGSDRVVVLESRPTDNPTALSNLYILAGHENSY, encoded by the exons ATGGATATCTTCCGCCGGCCAAGCGGCGAAATCCAGAGGAGGAACCCTCAGCAGGACTTCGAGCTCATTCAGAGGGTGGGAAGTGGCACATATGGAGACGTGTACAAG gctCGAAACATACAAACAGGAGAGCTTGTTGCTGTGAAGATCATAAAGTTGGAACCAG gGGATGACTTTTCCATCATACAGCAGGAAATCTTCATGGTGAAGGAATGCATGCACCACAATATTGTGGCCTACTTTGGGAGCTACCTCTG TCGAGAGAAGCTTTGGATATGTATGGAGTACTGTGGTGGAGGATCTCTGCAGGACATTTATCACG TAACAGGACCTCTGTCGGAGCTGCAGATAGCATACGTCTGCAGGGAGACCTTACAG GGTTTGGGATATCTGCACACCAAGGGCAAGATGCACCGTGACATCAAG GGTGCCAACATACTTCTAACAGACAATGGAGATGTGAAGTTAG CTGATTTTGGAGTTGCAGCCAAAATAACAGCCACCATTGCCAAAAGAAAGTCCTTCATTGGAACACCTTATTG GATGGCTCCAGAAGTAGCAGCCGTGGAGAAGAACGGTGGCTACAACCAGCTGTGTGATATCTGGGCTGTTGGCATCACGTCCATAGAGCTGGCCGAGCTGCAGCCTCCAATGTTTGACTTACACCCGATGAG GGCCTTGTTTTTGATGTCAAAGAGTAGTTTCCAGCCTCCcaaactaaaagacaaaaacaagtg GTCCACCGCCTTTCATAACTTTGTCAAAGTGTCTCTGACAAAGAATCCAAAGAAGAGGCCCACTGCAGAAAAACTTCTATCG catgtgtttgtggcCCAGACAGGTTTGACAAGGAGGCTCGCTGTCGACCTCCTAGATAAGATGAGCAACCCAGACAACCACCAGCATTACAGTGAGGTGGATGATGATGACCTTGAG ccCCTCTCTGCAGTCAGACACACCATACGCTCCACCAATAAACAAGCCAGAGCTGAGAGGACACGCTCAGAGATAGACT TCGACAAGCTCCAGTTTGAACCACCATTCTGGAAGGAAACTGAGGCTCATTCTGAAATG GATGTGAGTAAAGATAATGACTTCCCTTCCCCCTGGAGTCCCTTTGCAGAGGGAGGAATAACAACCAG GGGACACATCGCCCATCTTGAAGAGACCTTTGAAGAAGTAGAGCT TTCAACTCTGAAGCCAGgggttcctcctcctctgcccccaAAG CCACGATTAAACAGTTCCTCAGAGGAGCTCGGCCTTAACGAAGAGAGGTCTCTGACAGTGCGGAGGTTTCCTAACTCAGAGAACGGACCGAGCCAGGTGGCTCGCAGACAGAGCACGCCTGAGCAGGGCAACAAGGTGGAGCACTCGTCTCCAGACTTCCTCTCTGCCAGCGTCAGCAGCCCTGGCCTTCTGTCTCATGCCTCTGATCCTG ATAATGATTCGGAGGGCAGTGTGAATGGAGGCAGTCCCAAGCCACCACCCAACCAGCAACAccgaaaagagaaaaaggaatttCCT AAACCAGCTATCAACGGCCTGCCACCCACTCCTAAAGTACTG ATGGGAGCCTGTTTCTCCAAAGTCTTTGATGGCTGTCCACTGAAGATCAACTGTGCCACATCATGGATTCATCCAGACACCAAAG ATCAGTACCTAATCTTTGGGACAGAGGATGGCATCTATACGCTGAATCTTAACGAGCTGCACGAAGCCACAATGGAGCAG CTCTTCCCAAGGAAGTGTACATGGCTGTACGTTATCAACAACAACCTGATGTCTTTATCTG AAG GGAAAACCTTCCAGCTATATTCCCACAATCTCATTGGCCTATTTGAACAGCTGAAGAAGCCTGGCCTGGCTGCTCAGTTCCAGACTCATCGCTTCCCAGACAAAATTTTACCCAG GAGGTTTGCCTTGACAACAAAGATCCCTGACACAAAGGGCTGTCACAAGTGCTGCATTG TGAGAAACCCTTACACAGGCCACAAGTACCTTTGTGGAGCGCTGCAGTCTGGGATTGTCCTGTTGCAGTGGTATGAGCCCATGCAGAAGTTTATGCTCATCAAG CATTTTGATTTCCCAGTTCCCAGCCCACTGAAGGTGTTTGAAATGCTGGTGGTTCCAGAACAGGAGTATCCTCTGGTGTGTGTGGCCATCAGCCAGGGCACAGAGCCGGGCCAGGTGGTCCGCTTTGAGACCATCAACCTCAACTCCTGCTCCTCCTGGTTCACAGAGATGGGAACAA GTAATCAGCAGGTGGATGCAATCCATGTCACCCAGctggagagagacacagtgtTGGTGTGTTTGGACC aaaatTTGAAGATTGTTAATCTCCAGGGCAGGCTGAAGTCTAACAAGAAGCTGGCATCTGAGCTCAGCTTTGACTTCTGCATCGGATCCGTCG TGTGCCTTCAGGACAGTGTCCTGGCCTTCTGGAAACATGGCATGCAGGGAAAGAGCTTCAAGTCCAATGAG GTGACCCAGGAGATTTCTGATCCAAGCAGAGTCTTCCGTCTCCTCGGATCTGACAG GGTGGTGGTTTTGGAGAGCCGGCCCACAGACAACCCCACGGCCCTGAGCAACCTCTACATTTTAGCAGGTCATGAGAACAGTTACTGA
- the map4k5 gene encoding mitogen-activated protein kinase kinase kinase kinase 5 isoform X4, which translates to MDIFRRPSGEIQRRNPQQDFELIQRVGSGTYGDVYKARNIQTGELVAVKIIKLEPGDDFSIIQQEIFMVKECMHHNIVAYFGSYLCREKLWICMEYCGGGSLQDIYHVTGPLSELQIAYVCRETLQGLGYLHTKGKMHRDIKGANILLTDNGDVKLADFGVAAKITATIAKRKSFIGTPYWMAPEVAAVEKNGGYNQLCDIWAVGITSIELAELQPPMFDLHPMRALFLMSKSSFQPPKLKDKNKWSTAFHNFVKVSLTKNPKKRPTAEKLLSHVFVAQTGLTRRLAVDLLDKMSNPDNHQHYSEVDDDDLEPLSAVRHTIRSTNKQARAERTRSEIDFDKLQFEPPFWKETEAHSEMDVSKDNDFPSPWSPFAEGGITTRGHIAHLEETFEEVELSTLKPGVPPPLPPKPRLNSSSEELGLNEERSLTVRRFPNSENGPSQVARRQSTPEQGNKVEHSSPDFLSASVSSPGLLSHASDPDNDSEGSVNGGSPKPPPNQQHRKEKKEFPKPAINGLPPTPKVLMGACFSKVFDGCPLKINCATSWIHPDTKDQYLIFGTEDGIYTLNLNELHEATMEQLFPRKCTWLYVINNNLMSLSGKTFQLYSHNLIGLFEQLKKPGLAAQFQTHRFPDKILPRRFALTTKIPDTKGCHKCCIVRNPYTGHKYLCGALQSGIVLLQWYEPMQKFMLIKHFDFPVPSPLKVFEMLVVPEQEYPLVCVAISQGTEPGQVVRFETINLNSCSSWFTEMGTSNQQVDAIHVTQLERDTVLVCLDQNLKIVNLQGRLKSNKKLASELSFDFCIGSVVCLQDSVLAFWKHGMQGKSFKSNEVTQEISDPSRVFRLLGSDRVVVLESRPTDNPTALSNLYILAGHENSY; encoded by the exons ATGGATATCTTCCGCCGGCCAAGCGGCGAAATCCAGAGGAGGAACCCTCAGCAGGACTTCGAGCTCATTCAGAGGGTGGGAAGTGGCACATATGGAGACGTGTACAAG gctCGAAACATACAAACAGGAGAGCTTGTTGCTGTGAAGATCATAAAGTTGGAACCAG gGGATGACTTTTCCATCATACAGCAGGAAATCTTCATGGTGAAGGAATGCATGCACCACAATATTGTGGCCTACTTTGGGAGCTACCTCTG TCGAGAGAAGCTTTGGATATGTATGGAGTACTGTGGTGGAGGATCTCTGCAGGACATTTATCACG TAACAGGACCTCTGTCGGAGCTGCAGATAGCATACGTCTGCAGGGAGACCTTACAG GGTTTGGGATATCTGCACACCAAGGGCAAGATGCACCGTGACATCAAG GGTGCCAACATACTTCTAACAGACAATGGAGATGTGAAGTTAG CTGATTTTGGAGTTGCAGCCAAAATAACAGCCACCATTGCCAAAAGAAAGTCCTTCATTGGAACACCTTATTG GATGGCTCCAGAAGTAGCAGCCGTGGAGAAGAACGGTGGCTACAACCAGCTGTGTGATATCTGGGCTGTTGGCATCACGTCCATAGAGCTGGCCGAGCTGCAGCCTCCAATGTTTGACTTACACCCGATGAG GGCCTTGTTTTTGATGTCAAAGAGTAGTTTCCAGCCTCCcaaactaaaagacaaaaacaagtg GTCCACCGCCTTTCATAACTTTGTCAAAGTGTCTCTGACAAAGAATCCAAAGAAGAGGCCCACTGCAGAAAAACTTCTATCG catgtgtttgtggcCCAGACAGGTTTGACAAGGAGGCTCGCTGTCGACCTCCTAGATAAGATGAGCAACCCAGACAACCACCAGCATTACAGTGAGGTGGATGATGATGACCTTGAG ccCCTCTCTGCAGTCAGACACACCATACGCTCCACCAATAAACAAGCCAGAGCTGAGAGGACACGCTCAGAGATAGACT TCGACAAGCTCCAGTTTGAACCACCATTCTGGAAGGAAACTGAGGCTCATTCTGAAATG GATGTGAGTAAAGATAATGACTTCCCTTCCCCCTGGAGTCCCTTTGCAGAGGGAGGAATAACAACCAG GGGACACATCGCCCATCTTGAAGAGACCTTTGAAGAAGTAGAGCT TTCAACTCTGAAGCCAGgggttcctcctcctctgcccccaAAG CCACGATTAAACAGTTCCTCAGAGGAGCTCGGCCTTAACGAAGAGAGGTCTCTGACAGTGCGGAGGTTTCCTAACTCAGAGAACGGACCGAGCCAGGTGGCTCGCAGACAGAGCACGCCTGAGCAGGGCAACAAGGTGGAGCACTCGTCTCCAGACTTCCTCTCTGCCAGCGTCAGCAGCCCTGGCCTTCTGTCTCATGCCTCTGATCCTG ATAATGATTCGGAGGGCAGTGTGAATGGAGGCAGTCCCAAGCCACCACCCAACCAGCAACAccgaaaagagaaaaaggaatttCCT AAACCAGCTATCAACGGCCTGCCACCCACTCCTAAAGTACTG ATGGGAGCCTGTTTCTCCAAAGTCTTTGATGGCTGTCCACTGAAGATCAACTGTGCCACATCATGGATTCATCCAGACACCAAAG ATCAGTACCTAATCTTTGGGACAGAGGATGGCATCTATACGCTGAATCTTAACGAGCTGCACGAAGCCACAATGGAGCAG CTCTTCCCAAGGAAGTGTACATGGCTGTACGTTATCAACAACAACCTGATGTCTTTATCTG GGAAAACCTTCCAGCTATATTCCCACAATCTCATTGGCCTATTTGAACAGCTGAAGAAGCCTGGCCTGGCTGCTCAGTTCCAGACTCATCGCTTCCCAGACAAAATTTTACCCAG GAGGTTTGCCTTGACAACAAAGATCCCTGACACAAAGGGCTGTCACAAGTGCTGCATTG TGAGAAACCCTTACACAGGCCACAAGTACCTTTGTGGAGCGCTGCAGTCTGGGATTGTCCTGTTGCAGTGGTATGAGCCCATGCAGAAGTTTATGCTCATCAAG CATTTTGATTTCCCAGTTCCCAGCCCACTGAAGGTGTTTGAAATGCTGGTGGTTCCAGAACAGGAGTATCCTCTGGTGTGTGTGGCCATCAGCCAGGGCACAGAGCCGGGCCAGGTGGTCCGCTTTGAGACCATCAACCTCAACTCCTGCTCCTCCTGGTTCACAGAGATGGGAACAA GTAATCAGCAGGTGGATGCAATCCATGTCACCCAGctggagagagacacagtgtTGGTGTGTTTGGACC aaaatTTGAAGATTGTTAATCTCCAGGGCAGGCTGAAGTCTAACAAGAAGCTGGCATCTGAGCTCAGCTTTGACTTCTGCATCGGATCCGTCG TGTGCCTTCAGGACAGTGTCCTGGCCTTCTGGAAACATGGCATGCAGGGAAAGAGCTTCAAGTCCAATGAG GTGACCCAGGAGATTTCTGATCCAAGCAGAGTCTTCCGTCTCCTCGGATCTGACAG GGTGGTGGTTTTGGAGAGCCGGCCCACAGACAACCCCACGGCCCTGAGCAACCTCTACATTTTAGCAGGTCATGAGAACAGTTACTGA